TTGGCGTCATCGGTCAAAATAGCAGGGTCAACAGTGACACCACGATCCGTCGTCAAATCACGGTCGGCAATTGCCGCCAAAGTCAGTTTTGCACCAAGACGTTGCGCCATCACTTCAGCATTTTGTTGAAATACTTTGACCACTCCGGTACCAATGGTTCCGAATCCCAGCAATCCGACTTTTATCTCTTTCATGAGTCTCCCCAATAATCAGTCGTTCACTAACGACGTGTCTGTTTGGCAATTCGATCAAGAACACCATTAAGAAAGGCCGGTGTGTCCTTGGTCCCATAGCGCTTGGCAATCTCTATCGCCTCATTGATGACAACGCTGGCCGGAGTTTTATCTGTGTACATTAGCTCATAACAGGCCATACGCATTAACGACAGGTCTAAACGCGGCATCCGGTCCAGGGCCCAGTTTTTTGAGGTGTCCAGCAATGTCGCATCGATCTCTTCAAGATGATCGTAGACACCTTTAACCAGTTGTTCGGCAAAAATGACCACATCATCAGATAATGGCGTGTCCGCC
This is a stretch of genomic DNA from uncultured Desulfuromonas sp.. It encodes these proteins:
- the nusB gene encoding transcription antitermination factor NusB — protein: MAQGTRRNGREYALKILYSLYDQEAPLDQVLSDFWGNFRFNTDVLGEPEEADTPLSDDVVIFAEQLVKGVYDHLEEIDATLLDTSKNWALDRMPRLDLSLMRMACYELMYTDKTPASVVINEAIEIAKRYGTKDTPAFLNGVLDRIAKQTRR